A genomic window from Spodoptera frugiperda isolate SF20-4 chromosome 29, AGI-APGP_CSIRO_Sfru_2.0, whole genome shotgun sequence includes:
- the LOC118268177 gene encoding uncharacterized protein LOC118268177 isoform X2 has product MARWLQALAVVLLLAAAASARKSPAPSKHEPQIEEVTAKQLERVLEDKDFVAVYWYARSCVTCDKVLEELEKIDDDTDTFGVDFVKINDKRLAKQYGITKFPALTYFREKEPIIYEGDLMDEESVLDFLTSLEAMDLPDRIEEVNQKILAKIIEDTDYVAVLFCPDHKSCGPSNNKPECKKCAKALQELENIDDEADQLGIGFVKIHDEELAEEYNLGDLPRLVYYRHQIPIIYEGELSREEDVLEWLITNKSTGDEEDIIEDVTAKTLNTLIGNVDNLVVLFYDHGDDESMTVLGELEKIDDDCDRHGIQFVKIDDVKAAKDFGIDDLPSIVYFEKQIPNVYDGDLENEEEILEWLVDQLEKDEIEDVTDEMLDRLIKDGKTVAVLFYDNNDRKSQKVLNELENIDDECDQLGIAFVKIDNDEEAQEYGIEKVPTLLYFEKGIPTYYEGNLEEEEKVLDWLRHQTESDEIEDITDEMLDLIIDKMQYVAVLFYDKDQKKSQKILGELENIDDECDQNDIAFVKIDDDKEAKEYGIETIPTMVFFERGIPHVYEGDLMKEEELLGWLLHQKRHSEIPEVTDEMMDKLIVSTPYLAVIFYDREDKQDIRILNELENIDDELEKEGIVIVRMDNENEAKEYGIDHLPTLVYFEENIPAIYEGDLMNEDEVLEWLIEQKNSATIEEVTDEILTDLIEEHEYVVVYFSGNCEEGEECDNILDELENIDDELDETGIIFVTTEDISLAKKYGIKTFPTLVFFRNKDPLIYKGDIEDEDEVLAWLTDEDTLEIPGKIEEVNSRMLEKILEENDHVVVFFYKEGDKKSQKILSELENIDDECEEKDIDFVKTSDDGIDKEYDLSDLPALAFYRHKFRTIYEGDLMHEEAILKWVLELHDSQPDVIENVDRKTLKDLINDVEHLAVFFYSEDCDTCDDILEELETIDDDTDKHGIQFVKSKDSKLASDIGIFSFPALVYYETGVPIMYDGDLLDESEVLDWMVRQKEDESIEEIDRDQLFKYIETKEFLAVVFYKEEDPDSPKVLRHVELIDDEAAEYGIKIVKCSDRLMAKKYGFRNPPGITYFRKTKAINYDGDIDDEEEILDWLTNPENMELTDHIEKVNRKMFQKIRQTSDYVAVFFYSNDCKQCPKVLAEIEHIDDDADDSGINFVKIDDRQMAKEFGVFALPAVLFFKMGSKDPVIYAGDLYDEQQLLSWLLTQKNPAGDIIEALEGQDLLDLIEESGSLAVYFWNKTLCEMCSSKLLKRSSKKKAIEHEEDEGPDSEDSLDCEQCAGILEELENIDDDCDRHGIKFVKTQDYSIAESYGVTDFPVLVYFENNVPNVYEGSLAEEEEVLQWLITQKTEDRIELITRVMLENMVEDTQYLAVYFYKLNCHICDHILEGLESIDDECDVYGIHMVKIQDPQLAKRYSIKTFPAMVYFRNGNPLLFEGDLQNEESILEWLIDDDNRELADEIESVNERMLERLLYESHLLVVFFYDDEDCAECEEILESLEQIDGEVDQFGIDFVKIASQEAAATYNIVNIPSLVYFRKQIPMLYDGDLHQVDRILQWLTSQDVFEIKNEIEEVNRKMLDKLLEENEFLAVYFYEKSAESRAVLDKLENIDSETDNLDITFVKMQDPRYARKWGVTKLPAIVYFRKRFPSIYRGDLLSEDEVLEWLRKNRFRQPELNIFMYALIALSIAFVMYTAFLLQCFKPAPPAPAPHPKQA; this is encoded by the exons GAGATCTCATGGACGAAGAGAGCGTCCTGGATTTCTTGACGAGTTTAGAAGCAATGGACCTTCCTGACCGGATAGAAGAAGTCAACCAAAAAATCCTAGCGAAAATCATCGAGGATACTGACTATGTAGCAGTTCTCTTCT GTCCTGATCACAAAAGTTGCGGCCCGTCAAACA ACAAGCCAGAATGTAAGAAATGCGCAAAGGCTCTGCAAGAGCTGGAGAACATTGACGACGAGGCTGACCAACTCGGGATCGGTTTCGTGAAGATCCACGACGAGGAACTAGCCGAGGAGTACAATCTTGGAGACCTGCCAAGACTGGTGTACTACAGGCATCAGATACCTATTATCTATGAAG GTGAGCTGAGCAGAGAAGAGGATGTACTGGAGTGGTTGATCACTAACAAATCTACCGGTGACGAAGAAGATATCATTGAAGATGTTACAGCAAAGACTTTGAATACCTTAATCGGGAATGTTGACAACCTTGTCGTACTGTTCT ACGACCACGGCGACGATGAGTCGATGACAGTTCTGGGAGAGCTTGAGAAGATTGACGATGACTGTGACCGCCACGGCATTCAGTTCGTCAAGATCGACGATGTCAAAGCAGCCAAAGACTTCGGTATCGATGACCTACCATCCATCGTCTACTTCGAGAAGCAAATCCCCAACGTTTACGACG GTGACCTTGAGAACGAAGAAGAAATCTTGGAGTGGCTCGTCGACCAGCTCGAGAAGGACGAGATTGAAGATGTCACCGATGAAATGTTGGACCGACTTATTAAAGATGGCAAGACTGTCGCCGTGTTGTTTT ATGATAATAACGACCGTAAATCACAGAAAGTACTTAACGAACTGGAGAATATTGATGATGAATGTGACCAACTTGGCATTGCGTTTGTGAAAATTGATAATGATGAAGAAGCTCAAGAATACGGTATTGAAAAAGTCCCTACGCTACTTTATTTCGAAAAGGGAATACCTACTTACTACGAAGGCAActtagaagaagaagaaaaggtTCTGGACTGGCTCAGACATCAGACTGAGAGCGACGAGATTGAAGACATTACCGATGAGATGCTGGACCTGATCATCGACAAAATGCAATACGTCGCCGTCCTGTTCT ACGACAAGGACCAAAAGAAGAGTCAGAAGATTTTGGGTGAGCTGGAGAACATTGACGATGAGTGTGATCAGAATGACATCGCCTTCGTCAAGATCGATGATGACAAGGAAGCTAAGGAGTATGGTATTGAGACTATTCCTACGATGGTGTTCTTCGAGAGAGGTATCCCTCACGTGTACGAAGGTGACCTGATGAAGGAAGAGGAGCTGCTGGGATGGTTGCTCCACCAGAAACGTCACAGCGAAATCCCTGAAGTCACTGATGAAATGATGGACAAACTTATTGTCAGCACACCCTACTTGGCTGTGATCTTCT acGACAGAGAAGACAAACAAGACATCAGGATCCTTAACGAGCTTGAGAACATCGACGATGAACTAGAAAAGGAAGGCATAGTCATTGTACGAATGGACAATGAAAACGAGGCTAAAGAATACGGTATTGACCATCTACCAACTCTCGTGTACTTTGAAGAGAACATCCCCGCTATATATGAAGGAGATCTGATGAATGAAGATGAAGTACTCGAGTGGTTGATTGAACAGAAGAACAGTGCTACCATCGAAGAAGTTACCGATGAGATCTTAACTGATCTTATTGAGGAGCACGAATACGTTGTGGTGTACTTCA GTGGTAACTGTGAAGAAGGCGAGGAATGTGACAACATCCTGGACGAGTTGGAGAACATTGACGACGAGCTGGACGAGACCGGCATCATCTTCGTCACCACTGAAGACATCAGCCTCGCCAAGAAATACGGCATCAAGACCTTCCCTACACTTGTTTTCTTCAGGAACAAGGATCCTCTTATTTACAAGG GTGACATCGAGGATGAAGATGAGGTACTGGCCTGGTTGACCGATGAAGACACCCTGGAGATCCCCGGCAAGATCGAAGAGGTTAACTCTAGGATGCTTGAGAAGATCTTGGAAGAGAACGACCACGTCGTTGTATTCTTCT ACAAAGAAGGCGACAAGAAATCTCAAAAGATTCTGAGCGAGCTCGAAAACATTGATGATGAATGTGAAGAGAAAGACATCGATTTCGTCAAGACTTCCGACGATGGCATCGACAAGGAGTATGACCTTTCCGATCTACCAGCCCTAGCCTTCTACAGACACAAGTTCAGGACTATCTACGAAGGCGATCTGATGCATGAAGAAGCTATCCTCAAATGGGTGTTGGAACTCCACGACTCCCAGCCTGACGTCATCGAGAATGTAGACAGAAAAACCTTGAAAGACCTCATCAATGACGTCGAACATCTAGCCGTGTTTTTCT ATAGCGAAGACTGTGACACATGTGATGATATCCTTGAGGAGTTGGAGACGATAGATGACGACACAGATAAGCACGGCATTCAGTTCGTTAAGTCCAAGGATTCGAAGCTCGCGTCAGATATCGGTATATTCAGCTTCCCAGCACTCGTCTACTACGAAACAGGTGTTCCAATCATGTACGACG GGGATCTATTGGACGAATCTGAGGTGTTGGATTGGATGGTTAGACAGAAGGAAGATGAAAGTATAGAGGAAATTGATAGAGAccaattattcaaatatatcgAAACTAAAGAATTCCTCGCTGTCGTATTCT ATAAAGAAGAAGATCCAGATAGTCCAAAAGTACTAAGGCACGTGGAACTAATAGACGATGAAGCAGCTGAATACGGAATCAAAATAGTAAAATGTAGCGATCGGTTGATGGCGAAGAAATATGGGTTCCGTAACCCGCCAGGTATAACTTACTTCAGGAAAACAAAGGCGATCAACTACGACGGCGACATCGACGATGAAGAAGAAATACTTGACTGGTTGACCAATCCTGAGAACATGGAGTTGACTGATCACATCGAGAAAGTCAACAGGAAAATGTTCCAAAAGATCAGGCAGACTTCGGATTACGTAGCGGTATTCTTTT ACAGTAATGACTGCAAACAGTGTCCTAAAGTGCTAGCAGAAATTGAGCACATTGATGACGATGCTGATGATTCTGGTATCAACTTCGTGAAGATTGACGATAGGCAGATGGCCAAGGAGTTTGGAGTATTCGCTTTGCCTGCGGTCTTGTTCTTCAAGATGGGTTCAAAGGATCCTGTTATTTACGCTG GAGATTTATATGATGAGCAACAACTATTAAGTTGGTTGTTAACTCAGAAGAATCCAGCTGGTGACATTATAGAAGCCCTCGAAGGACAAGATCTTCTGGACTTGATCGAAGAGTCCGGATCACTTGCAGTTTACTTCT GGAACAAAACGTTGTGTGAAATGTGCTCTTCGAAATTATTGAAAAGGTCATCGAAAAAGAAAGCTATAGAACACGAGGAGGATGAGGGACCGGATTCAGAGG ATAGTTTGGACTGCGAGCAATGCGCTGGGATATTGGAAGAGTTAGAGAATATCGATGATGATTGCGATAGACATGGCATCAAATTCGTAAAGACGCAAGACTATTCCATAGCCGAATCCTATGGAGTGACAGATTTCCCAGTCCTGGTGTACTTTGAAAATAACGTACCAAATGTGTATGAGGGATCTCTGGCTGAAGAGGAGGAAGTGCTACAGTGGTTGATTACGCAGAAGACCGAAGATCGTATCGAACTTATAACTCGAGTTATGTTAGAAAATATGGTTGAGGACACGCAGTATTTGGCTGTCTATTTCT acaAATTAAACTGCCATATCTGTGACCATATTCTTGAAGGACTTGAGAGTATAGACGATGAGTGTGATGTCTACGGTATACATATGGTAAAGATTCAAGATCCGCAACTCGCAAAGAgatattcaattaaaactttCCCTGCTATGGTTTACTTCAG GAACGGCAACCCTCTTCTGTTCGAAGGTGATTTGCAAAATGAAGAGTCCATTCTAGAATGGCTTATTGACGATGACAACAGAGAGTTAGCTGATGAAATTGAGTCTGTCAACGAGAGAATGTTGGAGAGATTACTTTACGAATCACATCTTTTGGTCGTCTTCTTCT ACGACGACGAAGACTGTGCAGAATGTGAAGAAATTCTCGAATCTCTTGAACAAATTGACGGAGAAGTTGACCAATTTGGTATTGATTTCGTCAAAATCGCCAGCCAAGAAGCAGCTGCAACATACAACATTGTTAACATACCTTCTTTAGTGTACTTCCGTAAGCAAATACCGATGTTGTACGACGGAGACCTCCATCAAGTGGACAGGATCTTACAATGGTTGACATCTCAGGACGTCTTTGAAATCAAAAACGAAATTGAGGAAGTGAATCGTAAGATGTTGGACAAATTGTTGGAGGAGAACGAATTCTTGGCTGTATACTTCT ATGAAAAATCAGCTGAAAGTCGTGCGGTTTTGGACAAATTGGAAAACATTGACAGCGAAACTGATAACTTGGATATTACTTTCGTGAAGATGCAAGATCCACGATACGCTCGCAAATGGGGAGTTACCAAGTTGCCGGCTATTGTGTACTTCAGGAAGAGATTCCCAAGTATATACAGAG GAGACCTCTTGTCTGAAGACGAAGTCCTGGAGTGGCTCCGAAAGAACAGGTTCCGGCAGCCTGAGCTAAATATCTTCATGTACGCTCTCATAGCGCTATCGATAGCGTTCGTGATGTACACGGCCTTCTTACTGCAGTGCTTCAAGCCtgccccgcccgcgcccgcgccgcatCCGAAGCAGGCGTGA
- the LOC118268177 gene encoding uncharacterized protein LOC118268177 isoform X1, whose translation MARWLQALAVVLLLAAAASARKSPAPSKHEPQIEEVTAKQLERVLEDKDFVAVYWYARSCVTCDKVLEELEKIDDDTDTFGVDFVKINDKRLAKQYGITKFPALTYFREKEPIIYEGDLMDEESVLDFLTSLEAMDLPDRIEEVNQKILAKIIEDTDYVAVLFCPDHKSCGPSNNKPECKKCAKALQELENIDDEADQLGIGFVKIHDEELAEEYNLGDLPRLVYYRHQIPIIYEGELSREEDVLEWLITNKSTGDEEDIIEDVTAKTLNTLIGNVDNLVVLFYDHGDDESMTVLGELEKIDDDCDRHGIQFVKIDDVKAAKDFGIDDLPSIVYFEKQIPNVYDGDLENEEEILEWLVDQLEKDEIEDVTDEMLDRLIKDGKTVAVLFYDNNDRKSQKVLNELENIDDECDQLGIAFVKIDNDEEAQEYGIEKVPTLLYFEKGIPTYYEGNLEEEEKVLDWLRHQTESDEIEDITDEMLDLIIDKMQYVAVLFYDKDQKKSQKILGELENIDDECDQNDIAFVKIDDDKEAKEYGIETIPTMVFFERGIPHVYEGDLMKEEELLGWLLHQKRHSEIPEVTDEMMDKLIVSTPYLAVIFYDREDKQDIRILNELENIDDELEKEGIVIVRMDNENEAKEYGIDHLPTLVYFEENIPAIYEGDLMNEDEVLEWLIEQKNSATIEEVTDEILTDLIEEHEYVVVYFSGNCEEGEECDNILDELENIDDELDETGIIFVTTEDISLAKKYGIKTFPTLVFFRNKDPLIYKGDIEDEDEVLAWLTDEDTLEIPGKIEEVNSRMLEKILEENDHVVVFFYKEGDKKSQKILSELENIDDECEEKDIDFVKTSDDGIDKEYDLSDLPALAFYRHKFRTIYEGDLMHEEAILKWVLELHDSQPDVIENVDRKTLKDLINDVEHLAVFFYSEDCDTCDDILEELETIDDDTDKHGIQFVKSKDSKLASDIGIFSFPALVYYETGVPIMYDGDLLDESEVLDWMVRQKEDESIEEIDRDQLFKYIETKEFLAVVFYKEEDPDSPKVLRHVELIDDEAAEYGIKIVKCSDRLMAKKYGFRNPPGITYFRKTKAINYDGDIDDEEEILDWLTNPENMELTDHIEKVNRKMFQKIRQTSDYVAVFFYSNDCKQCPKVLAEIEHIDDDADDSGINFVKIDDRQMAKEFGVFALPAVLFFKMGSKDPVIYAGDLYDEQQLLSWLLTQKNPAGDIIEALEGQDLLDLIEESGSLAVYFWNKTLCEMCSSKLLKRSSKKKAIEHEEDEGPDSEDRDFTDSLDCEQCAGILEELENIDDDCDRHGIKFVKTQDYSIAESYGVTDFPVLVYFENNVPNVYEGSLAEEEEVLQWLITQKTEDRIELITRVMLENMVEDTQYLAVYFYKLNCHICDHILEGLESIDDECDVYGIHMVKIQDPQLAKRYSIKTFPAMVYFRNGNPLLFEGDLQNEESILEWLIDDDNRELADEIESVNERMLERLLYESHLLVVFFYDDEDCAECEEILESLEQIDGEVDQFGIDFVKIASQEAAATYNIVNIPSLVYFRKQIPMLYDGDLHQVDRILQWLTSQDVFEIKNEIEEVNRKMLDKLLEENEFLAVYFYEKSAESRAVLDKLENIDSETDNLDITFVKMQDPRYARKWGVTKLPAIVYFRKRFPSIYRGDLLSEDEVLEWLRKNRFRQPELNIFMYALIALSIAFVMYTAFLLQCFKPAPPAPAPHPKQA comes from the exons GAGATCTCATGGACGAAGAGAGCGTCCTGGATTTCTTGACGAGTTTAGAAGCAATGGACCTTCCTGACCGGATAGAAGAAGTCAACCAAAAAATCCTAGCGAAAATCATCGAGGATACTGACTATGTAGCAGTTCTCTTCT GTCCTGATCACAAAAGTTGCGGCCCGTCAAACA ACAAGCCAGAATGTAAGAAATGCGCAAAGGCTCTGCAAGAGCTGGAGAACATTGACGACGAGGCTGACCAACTCGGGATCGGTTTCGTGAAGATCCACGACGAGGAACTAGCCGAGGAGTACAATCTTGGAGACCTGCCAAGACTGGTGTACTACAGGCATCAGATACCTATTATCTATGAAG GTGAGCTGAGCAGAGAAGAGGATGTACTGGAGTGGTTGATCACTAACAAATCTACCGGTGACGAAGAAGATATCATTGAAGATGTTACAGCAAAGACTTTGAATACCTTAATCGGGAATGTTGACAACCTTGTCGTACTGTTCT ACGACCACGGCGACGATGAGTCGATGACAGTTCTGGGAGAGCTTGAGAAGATTGACGATGACTGTGACCGCCACGGCATTCAGTTCGTCAAGATCGACGATGTCAAAGCAGCCAAAGACTTCGGTATCGATGACCTACCATCCATCGTCTACTTCGAGAAGCAAATCCCCAACGTTTACGACG GTGACCTTGAGAACGAAGAAGAAATCTTGGAGTGGCTCGTCGACCAGCTCGAGAAGGACGAGATTGAAGATGTCACCGATGAAATGTTGGACCGACTTATTAAAGATGGCAAGACTGTCGCCGTGTTGTTTT ATGATAATAACGACCGTAAATCACAGAAAGTACTTAACGAACTGGAGAATATTGATGATGAATGTGACCAACTTGGCATTGCGTTTGTGAAAATTGATAATGATGAAGAAGCTCAAGAATACGGTATTGAAAAAGTCCCTACGCTACTTTATTTCGAAAAGGGAATACCTACTTACTACGAAGGCAActtagaagaagaagaaaaggtTCTGGACTGGCTCAGACATCAGACTGAGAGCGACGAGATTGAAGACATTACCGATGAGATGCTGGACCTGATCATCGACAAAATGCAATACGTCGCCGTCCTGTTCT ACGACAAGGACCAAAAGAAGAGTCAGAAGATTTTGGGTGAGCTGGAGAACATTGACGATGAGTGTGATCAGAATGACATCGCCTTCGTCAAGATCGATGATGACAAGGAAGCTAAGGAGTATGGTATTGAGACTATTCCTACGATGGTGTTCTTCGAGAGAGGTATCCCTCACGTGTACGAAGGTGACCTGATGAAGGAAGAGGAGCTGCTGGGATGGTTGCTCCACCAGAAACGTCACAGCGAAATCCCTGAAGTCACTGATGAAATGATGGACAAACTTATTGTCAGCACACCCTACTTGGCTGTGATCTTCT acGACAGAGAAGACAAACAAGACATCAGGATCCTTAACGAGCTTGAGAACATCGACGATGAACTAGAAAAGGAAGGCATAGTCATTGTACGAATGGACAATGAAAACGAGGCTAAAGAATACGGTATTGACCATCTACCAACTCTCGTGTACTTTGAAGAGAACATCCCCGCTATATATGAAGGAGATCTGATGAATGAAGATGAAGTACTCGAGTGGTTGATTGAACAGAAGAACAGTGCTACCATCGAAGAAGTTACCGATGAGATCTTAACTGATCTTATTGAGGAGCACGAATACGTTGTGGTGTACTTCA GTGGTAACTGTGAAGAAGGCGAGGAATGTGACAACATCCTGGACGAGTTGGAGAACATTGACGACGAGCTGGACGAGACCGGCATCATCTTCGTCACCACTGAAGACATCAGCCTCGCCAAGAAATACGGCATCAAGACCTTCCCTACACTTGTTTTCTTCAGGAACAAGGATCCTCTTATTTACAAGG GTGACATCGAGGATGAAGATGAGGTACTGGCCTGGTTGACCGATGAAGACACCCTGGAGATCCCCGGCAAGATCGAAGAGGTTAACTCTAGGATGCTTGAGAAGATCTTGGAAGAGAACGACCACGTCGTTGTATTCTTCT ACAAAGAAGGCGACAAGAAATCTCAAAAGATTCTGAGCGAGCTCGAAAACATTGATGATGAATGTGAAGAGAAAGACATCGATTTCGTCAAGACTTCCGACGATGGCATCGACAAGGAGTATGACCTTTCCGATCTACCAGCCCTAGCCTTCTACAGACACAAGTTCAGGACTATCTACGAAGGCGATCTGATGCATGAAGAAGCTATCCTCAAATGGGTGTTGGAACTCCACGACTCCCAGCCTGACGTCATCGAGAATGTAGACAGAAAAACCTTGAAAGACCTCATCAATGACGTCGAACATCTAGCCGTGTTTTTCT ATAGCGAAGACTGTGACACATGTGATGATATCCTTGAGGAGTTGGAGACGATAGATGACGACACAGATAAGCACGGCATTCAGTTCGTTAAGTCCAAGGATTCGAAGCTCGCGTCAGATATCGGTATATTCAGCTTCCCAGCACTCGTCTACTACGAAACAGGTGTTCCAATCATGTACGACG GGGATCTATTGGACGAATCTGAGGTGTTGGATTGGATGGTTAGACAGAAGGAAGATGAAAGTATAGAGGAAATTGATAGAGAccaattattcaaatatatcgAAACTAAAGAATTCCTCGCTGTCGTATTCT ATAAAGAAGAAGATCCAGATAGTCCAAAAGTACTAAGGCACGTGGAACTAATAGACGATGAAGCAGCTGAATACGGAATCAAAATAGTAAAATGTAGCGATCGGTTGATGGCGAAGAAATATGGGTTCCGTAACCCGCCAGGTATAACTTACTTCAGGAAAACAAAGGCGATCAACTACGACGGCGACATCGACGATGAAGAAGAAATACTTGACTGGTTGACCAATCCTGAGAACATGGAGTTGACTGATCACATCGAGAAAGTCAACAGGAAAATGTTCCAAAAGATCAGGCAGACTTCGGATTACGTAGCGGTATTCTTTT ACAGTAATGACTGCAAACAGTGTCCTAAAGTGCTAGCAGAAATTGAGCACATTGATGACGATGCTGATGATTCTGGTATCAACTTCGTGAAGATTGACGATAGGCAGATGGCCAAGGAGTTTGGAGTATTCGCTTTGCCTGCGGTCTTGTTCTTCAAGATGGGTTCAAAGGATCCTGTTATTTACGCTG GAGATTTATATGATGAGCAACAACTATTAAGTTGGTTGTTAACTCAGAAGAATCCAGCTGGTGACATTATAGAAGCCCTCGAAGGACAAGATCTTCTGGACTTGATCGAAGAGTCCGGATCACTTGCAGTTTACTTCT GGAACAAAACGTTGTGTGAAATGTGCTCTTCGAAATTATTGAAAAGGTCATCGAAAAAGAAAGCTATAGAACACGAGGAGGATGAGGGACCGGATTCAGAGG ATCGCGATTTTACAGATAGTTTGGACTGCGAGCAATGCGCTGGGATATTGGAAGAGTTAGAGAATATCGATGATGATTGCGATAGACATGGCATCAAATTCGTAAAGACGCAAGACTATTCCATAGCCGAATCCTATGGAGTGACAGATTTCCCAGTCCTGGTGTACTTTGAAAATAACGTACCAAATGTGTATGAGGGATCTCTGGCTGAAGAGGAGGAAGTGCTACAGTGGTTGATTACGCAGAAGACCGAAGATCGTATCGAACTTATAACTCGAGTTATGTTAGAAAATATGGTTGAGGACACGCAGTATTTGGCTGTCTATTTCT acaAATTAAACTGCCATATCTGTGACCATATTCTTGAAGGACTTGAGAGTATAGACGATGAGTGTGATGTCTACGGTATACATATGGTAAAGATTCAAGATCCGCAACTCGCAAAGAgatattcaattaaaactttCCCTGCTATGGTTTACTTCAG GAACGGCAACCCTCTTCTGTTCGAAGGTGATTTGCAAAATGAAGAGTCCATTCTAGAATGGCTTATTGACGATGACAACAGAGAGTTAGCTGATGAAATTGAGTCTGTCAACGAGAGAATGTTGGAGAGATTACTTTACGAATCACATCTTTTGGTCGTCTTCTTCT ACGACGACGAAGACTGTGCAGAATGTGAAGAAATTCTCGAATCTCTTGAACAAATTGACGGAGAAGTTGACCAATTTGGTATTGATTTCGTCAAAATCGCCAGCCAAGAAGCAGCTGCAACATACAACATTGTTAACATACCTTCTTTAGTGTACTTCCGTAAGCAAATACCGATGTTGTACGACGGAGACCTCCATCAAGTGGACAGGATCTTACAATGGTTGACATCTCAGGACGTCTTTGAAATCAAAAACGAAATTGAGGAAGTGAATCGTAAGATGTTGGACAAATTGTTGGAGGAGAACGAATTCTTGGCTGTATACTTCT ATGAAAAATCAGCTGAAAGTCGTGCGGTTTTGGACAAATTGGAAAACATTGACAGCGAAACTGATAACTTGGATATTACTTTCGTGAAGATGCAAGATCCACGATACGCTCGCAAATGGGGAGTTACCAAGTTGCCGGCTATTGTGTACTTCAGGAAGAGATTCCCAAGTATATACAGAG GAGACCTCTTGTCTGAAGACGAAGTCCTGGAGTGGCTCCGAAAGAACAGGTTCCGGCAGCCTGAGCTAAATATCTTCATGTACGCTCTCATAGCGCTATCGATAGCGTTCGTGATGTACACGGCCTTCTTACTGCAGTGCTTCAAGCCtgccccgcccgcgcccgcgccgcatCCGAAGCAGGCGTGA